The sequence below is a genomic window from Apodemus sylvaticus chromosome 6, mApoSyl1.1, whole genome shotgun sequence.
tttgaactcagggcctttggaagagtagtcagtgctcttaagtgctgagccatctctccaactccctttctgtgtctttgttcttcaTATTCCTGCTTCTCTCGATAGCTTTTCCTTGTTGACTAAATGTACGTTTCAATTCGAGATCCCATGGCTTAGGCATCTATGCTGTGGCATTCAAATCCATTGGGAAAAGCCAAAGACTTCCTCAATTCAATTTTAGATTAAATGAATTAGTTCTTACTGTTGGCAGAAGGACAGCCACTGTGGACCCGGACAGCTTGCCACACAGAAGGGAGCTAAAGGAAGGGTTTATAGAGGTGGACATTACAGGTATGGAATCCACACTGGGAATAACATTATTGGACTCCCTGAGttgttttctctttcccattGTATAGTAGTAAAAAGAACTACAAGAGAGCTTACAAAAGCAAAAAGCGGGTGGTAAAAACACCTCCAAGCAAGAACCAGATTATTCTATTCCTGTCTCATCTATAAATTATTACACAGGTCTGAGCACTCTGGGGAGAAATGTCACTAAGCGACTGGGATAATAACCTCATCAGTGTAGGGCTGCTGGCTGTCATGTCCCCACATCCATTTCTACGTCCCAGGTGCTACAGCAAGGCTTGGGTCTGAGAACCGTGTCAGGGGCTGCAAGGGAATGAAGGAAATGTAAGACTCGGgggagtcttaacttactggagaaCACCCCCCTCCCCGAGTGGACCATGTGGAGACGGGAATCAATGCAAACCacaagaggaatttttatttaatatccagcatgctgggatcACTCTGCACATGAAGAGTGTGCAGTCCACACAGTGGAccttttatacagtcctcagggcagccgccattaggtacaatgtgattggcagaacagtgttacctttaaactgacTGGTCTCTAGGGATGAGGTCCTTTGGAATGTGCCCCCACCCTTAGGCCGGTCTCCCCCCCACCCTTGTGGTATGGGGAATGTAATTTATCCTCTGacctttttaaagtttctgagttaaccctttcagaaagacagacacacagacactgttGTGGGTCTAGAGTTGTTCAGAGAATCACCAGTCTGACTTGAGTTTCAATTTTAGTAAAATAGAagctttttattaaaaactggctaggagctgggcagtggtggcgcatgcctataataccagcactctgggaggcagaggcagaggcaggcggatttctgagttcgaggctggtctacagagtgagttacaggacagccagggctatacagagaaaccctgtctcaaaaaaaccaaatccaaaataaataaataaataaataaataaataaataaaataaactggccaggatggaagcagagagagttctCTAGGTAGGACCTCAGCTATTGTTAGTTCAGGGATGATAAGGGCAAAAATCACAAAGTTATAATTCTGGGGAGCCAAATTTGTAAGTATTACAGCACTGAGGGGAAAGATATCCTGGCAGTCAGGAGCCAAGAAATCCCACAAAGTCACACAGCACAACAGACTTCACACAGGAGGCTTATTGGGAAAGACACAGGAGGGTGGCTGCTTCTGCTGGTGGGGGTCGGGGGTGAAGCACCAGAGAACTGAATGGGAGACTGGTTTTATTGAGGGTTTTTGGGGATAGGCTTTTCCAAGGTAGGCATCGGTGGGATTTCAGGTCCTGACTTTGGGCTTTTTAACcctacaaaattaactcacatcATAAGACTTGGgggagtcttaacttactggagagacTCCCTAAGTGAACAATGTGGAGAtaggaatcgatgcaaaaagcaagaggaattttatttacttCAGCGTACTGGGGTCGACCTGCACATGGGAGAGAATGACCACTCACAGCCCCATGCAGTGGACCTTTcatacagttctcagggcagctgccattaggcacaatgtgattggcagaacagtgttacctttaagctaattggttgttagggccTCCCttagctgcagggacctccctgtggtctgaggaatgtaatttagcctctcccttctgggaggggcaagtgttccatgacctttctaaAGTTCCCGAGCAAACTATTTCAATATCCTGTCTGGGTGCAGACAAAGCTTGATTTTGTAACATATATCCAGCAGGTACTTCACCTATCCAACCAAGAAAGCATTTGATACAATGGGGGAACTTAGCAGTTAACAAGCTTAATCTTATAACCCATTGACTTGTAAGAAGtgctgagttgtttttttttttattaattcttattttatgtgcactagCATTTTGCCTGCATTCAGGCATGTTTGAGagtattggattccctggaacgaGAGTTACAgtcaattgtgagctgccattagGGTAcggggaattgaacctgggccttttggaagagcagcGGGTGCTTCAACAGAGGAACCATCTCTGCAACCCCCACAATCAGCAGCTTGTAAGAAGATACTCCAACTGCATTGGGAAGTCATCCATCTTGGGCAAGTTAGCAAACAGGGCACATTCAAGATAGGAGAAACATCCTCATGTACAAACTAAAACATCAAGTCCTTCTTGAAATGTCCCAGGTGTAGCAGATAGGAATGGAtttacttcagattattcattatAACTGGCTATTGTTATTTGTTTACATGTCTCTAcggaaaaacatgtttttgccacGTGTGGCTTGCCTGCCATGTGCAGCTTGCCCTCGTGGTTGTACACTTTACTCATGTGACTCCTCTTAACCCTcggagtataaattgtctgatgctctgaataaagttggctactGTGTGAGACTTTATAGTCTGCCTCATTTTCAGGCTCCAGTTTCCCAGCCACCTTTAGAATGGTAAGCATCCTTCAACCGCTTAAGCGTCTTAAAAATCACTGCCCTCCCTGGGAAAAAACATAATACCATCATTACTCTGCTAAAAGAATACAGCAATATGAGTTTCCTACTGACATCCAGCAGCACCCACGATCAGAACCTCACCCGGCATTCCTCAGATGGGAATTAACAAAGCAACCCACAGCTGGGCACAGTGCAGAGAGAGTCTCGGGAGCATTTAGCCTGAAATGTGGTATCTTTACCAAAGCCCTTCCCTCAGGACTCAGGGATCTTTTGCAGAAGAAGTGGCTGAAGGAgacagatggtggtggcacactcctttaatcccagaactctggagacagaggtaggtggatccctgagttccagggcaggctgggcttttcagagaaaacttgtcttaaaaaaaggttaaaagatagaaggggggggggagagagagagagagagagagagagagagagagagagagagagagatcttaagagccagaggtaggtaTTGGATCACTCCAaggaaactgttttccagagaTGACAAGACTGTTATACATATGGACTCACAGGCTGAGGCAGCAGGCACAAGACCTCACAGGCGAAGGCCAGGTGAGTCTGGTACtgagagggggaagaagacacAGGGACCCATTCCTAACCAAAAACTAATTTAGAATTGATACTCACTGACAaatggaaagtcagttttcttttcttttcttttcttttcttttctttttcttctttcttttcttttctttttctttttgttttttttttgagacgggacttctctgtgtagctctggctgtcctcgaattcagaaatctgcctacttctgcctcccagagtgctgggattacaggcgggcaccaccaccacctggccagttTTCTTATATCAATGACGCTCCAGGTCAGGTACCATGCCCAGAAGTTGGCTcacaacactgtgtgtgtgtgtgtgtgtgtgtttactttggGAATGTTTTgccatttgtttcttgttttgatttttgcttttatgtttttgttttgtttagagagagagaagagagttagATGGAGAGATTCTGGGAAAAGTTGCAGGAggagaaaacatgatcaaaatattacatgaaaaaaatcaataataaatacatcGCTGCCTGCTAAGGTACAGTGGGATAGCTCAGCAGCAGTGTGGTAGCCCATGATGCACAAGCTCTGGGCTCAGTCCTTGGCACCACAAGAAAGTAAGACCCAATCCTTCCTCAAACACAATCCACTGAAAACCTCATGCGGGAAAACTTCAAGACtttattaaaaggagaaaaaaccgCATACACATCCTAAATGGGAGGCAGCTGTTCTCAGGAGGGATCAGCACCAGAAATGTCACTGCTCAGAGAAAATCACAGTTTTGCTGGGATTGGCCTCTTGTCCCCACTCAAATGTTTATGGAAAAAAGTCTGGAGTTGCTACCAAGCATCCACCTGGGCCACGGCATGAGCCCTGGGCTCCCCTCCAAGGATAACAGGCATATCAAAATGGGAGTGGGGGGCAGCCTTGGACCAAGGGAAGTAAGGGGGTTCAATATTGTGCCCTGTTTTGGGGTAGCAGATGATCTGGGGCTTCTCCTTCCCATGGGCCTGCAGGCATTTGGAGGCCTCTCTAGCGTAGAACTCGCTCTTCCAGTTGTGGTCATCCTGACCTACAAGGAACAGGAAGGTCGTGTCAGACCTTCCCACAGGGATCATGCTCTTCTGGTCTGGACCTTCTAGAGGGACGTTCAGGACATCTATGATATCTTTAAACCCATCTTTGGTCACCCTGATTCGTTCTAGGTTCTTGCCCAGAGGGGGCAGACTCTCTTCCTTGTAGTATAATGTTCCAGCAAcattaaccacagagccattgaTTATGACAGCGGCCATGATGCCTTTCAGGAAAGAGGCCATGGCAAGGCAGAGTTGAGCCCCTTTGGAAGTCCCCAGCAGGCCAATTCCTGGACCCTTGAcctaagaaagagacagagaaaagaaagagattaaGCACACCTAGAGGGTGGGGCAGTCGGTGATGCCAACCCATGAATGCAAGGTAGCCCCGAGCCTCAATCTCACTCTGCCACCCTGGCTTTCAAAGGTCATTCAAACCAATGTCGCTAGTGGTAAGATGGGGCTCACAGTCTCCATGATGCTCAGATGAGCAACAATAGGTAAATGGCTAAGGAAGCCTGTGTCAAAGAAAGCGTGTCAAGTCAAGAAGAGCTCAGCTGTTTTTCTGTGGTACTTTTATACTTTGCGGGGACACTGCATTCACACAAGCTGATGCTATTAATACGAACCAGGGTACCATTCTGTTATGGAAAAAGCTCTGAGGCCCATGTGTAAGCATGGAAGAAGAGAGATCGTCTTATGGTTACCATTGCTCTGATGAAATACCATGGCCAagagcaacttggagaagaaagggcttatttgccATACGCTTCCAAGTTGTTGTCCATtgcagaaggaagtcaggacaggaactcaaataatGAGGAACCGGGATGCGGGAGCTTCCAGGCCAATGCCCAGGTCAGTGAGGGATGCTGCTTGGCTGGCTTACCcttcatgacttgctcagccttccttccttccttccttccttccttccttccttccttccttccttccttccttccttccttcttcctccttccttcccacactccttccctccttccctcctttcttccttcctttcttttctctctctctctctctctctctttctttctttctctctctctctctctttctttctctttctttctttctttttaagatttatttatttattgtatataagtacactgtagctgtcttcagacacaccagaagagggtgtcaggtctcattatggatggttgtgagttaccatgtggttgctgggagttgaattcatggcctctggaagagcagtcagtgcgcttCACTGCTGAGCCCAAGGttatcagcctgctttcttatagaaaccaggactaccagcccagcaTGGCACCAGCCACCGTGGGTTGGCCCTCTCACATCATTTACTAATTAAGAAACTGCcctatagggctggagagatggctcagcgggtaagagcactgactgctcttccaaaggtcatgagttcgaatcccagcatccacatggtggctcacaaccatccataaagagatctgacacctacagtgtacttacatataataaataaatattaaaaaaaaaaaaagaagaaactgccCTATAGGCTTACCTACAGACCCATCTTATGGAAACATGGTCTTCCTCCTCTCCAATGACTTtagttttgtgtcaagttgacataaaaaactATCCAGCATAGAGAtgcttgaaacaaacaaacaaaatctcaaaaattgaaattaaaagttACTTTTCTAAAGAGTTATTTGAGATCATTAAGTAGCTAcctatttaattatatatataattaaatatatatatatatatattataaaatcatAGAGAGGAATATATGAATAAAGCCAAGGAATCAGTGTAGATCTGACCCATCAGTGTAGATCTGACCCATTGGTCATTTCCTTCTGTGTCAGTTTTCTCTAACATGTAAGTGGCAGCAGGCACTGAAGGGTTTACAAAACCATAAGTTCCCAGAAATGGCTCTACCACTTCTAACAGGTGAGCTTTCAACTCTTGCAACACGGGCCCTTCCCATCACCCCTCACTTCAgctgtcttcttcagtttccttgtcCCACACTGAATGCGATTCTCTTGTCCACAGCCATCTCCGCCTTGCTCCACACTACACTAAACTCATGTGGACCTAACTTGGTCTTCCTCATTTGTTTCCAGCCGTGACTAACCCGGACTAACCCGTCTATTGTTTGCCGAATGAATGTTGTTTCTCAGTGAATGCCAGGTCCTACCGCAGGGACTTCATATGAGTCATTTTGTCATTTAGTGCTCGGAATGAACCCATAGGCTGGAGACACTCTCACACGAAGCAGTGACTCTGCTAAGGGGCACCAGCCCACCTGCGGTTTACCTCAGCCTGACCTTAGCAGTCACTGTGCCTGTATTCCAGATAGCCCCTTCCTAGACCAAACACAATATCTGCTATTTGTCCATGTGTTTCTATGATCGGACTGTCAACTAACCCTATGTTTTAGGAGGTTATCTAGTTCAAgaacttacttttcttttttgagtttgGAAAAGACCAAATATTTGAGGCTGGAGAAGTGTGTCTCAGTGCTTAGTGCCCATATGATAGCCATAACTCTCTGttactccaggtccaggggatgcaaacccctcttctgtcctttacaggcacctggcacacacacaggacacaaacatgcatgcaggaaaaaatgtatgtatattcatatacataaaaactctcaacaacaaaattttaaaaatctaaatatttGACTGTGTCTCAGAACCTAGGTTGAAAATCCCTCCTTGGTGGATGGATGTCTCTAAACCAAAAGACTGAACTAGCAGCCAACCTGAGGGTGACTGAGCAGGTAATTCACAGCTTCTTCAAAGTACTCCAGATGAAGGATGTCTACATCCTTAGGGAGGTCGTCGTACTTAAAATAAGCCAGAGCCATGACAGCAAAGCCTTTCCCCGCCAGCAGACTCGCCCGATACTCCAAAAGGCCACCTCCAATTCCAAAAAGGTCTATGATCCCAGGGAAGGGTCCAGGTCCTTAGAAAGACACAAGATGGGGACACAGTGTATCATTTCCTCAGTTCAGCAGCATTTGCACTGAGCCCAGAGCATCCAGCATCACGACCTCAGTTGCTGGCTGGGTGCTGTGGCTGCACCCTTCATTCTTTGTACCGCTTCCCTTGGATCCTCCCAGATTTCTGATTCCAATTTCCCGATGCCTGTTCCATTACATCTCTAAACCAATGACCTTCCAGCATGTCTCTTTCCCTCTTGGACAatccagaatcttttttttttttttttgatttttttttttttttgatttggttttttcgagacagggtttctctgtatagccctggctgtcctggaactcattctgtagaccagactggcctcgaactcagaaatccgcctgcctctgcctcccagagtgctgggattacagacgtgcaccaccaccacccggccagaatgttttttaaaaaatatgatggTAATGAAAAGATCCAATTAATTGAGCTCCCAAAGTATTGTGACACCAAAGACTATAATGGATAGATAGTCTTGAAAAAGTGAGGAAAGGAATTCTAAACTGTTGGGTAGGGTCTCCACATTCTATGCCAAGGCTTGTGATTTTCAAATTGTCAAGTCAGGGTTCACATTTACTGGACTTCCCTGTACGTTCctagattttaaaaagaactatacatttGTATTTCATGAGTATGAGTCCTTTGGCTACATTCATgtctgtgcctggtgcccatgggaggcagaaaatggcatcagatgccctgaatCTGTAGCTATAGACACTTGTAAGCTGCCACGTGGTTTCTGGGCAATCACTCCAGGCCCAAGTTCttggatttttgctttgttttgtttttcaagacaggatttctctgtgtagccctggatatcctggaactcagtgtgtagatcaggctggccttgaacacagggacacacttgcctctctgcctcccaaggcacATGATGCCACCACTTGCCTAGTTCCTGGATTTTTACAACTGAAGTAAAATGTAATTATCACAGACCAAGGTCACTATTTTTCTAAATTGGGGCAATAGGAGAAGCAGTCTATACTGGGCCTGATGTGTTGATGAACATTAAGGTCTTTGCCTTTTTTTCAGTGGTATTTTATGTCTTTATTAATGtgtattaattttctttgttaaattctaagttcttatttgtcattcattatatatatgtatatacatatacatatatgtatacacacatactcattgGGCGCCGTTTGTCACTTCTCTgaagcagagaaaaagagaacagtCTGCCTGCCAGGCAGAGTCAAGGTAAGAAATCAGAATgtgctggcagatttctgaggcacAGAATGATCAGAGGAGGCACACTTGAGGCTCAAGGCAACAAGCTGAAGATTCTGTCGACCTTGGTGGAAGGAACAGGGAGGCTTTTGGATGGGAACAGAAGTTTTCTGTGTATATTTCTAAGTTTCTATTAGCTTGTGGCTTTGCTTCCCAAGGTACTGAAGTATAAGAAGGCTATGAGAAATACACTCGCTGCTGGCGTGGTAACGGCCTGCAGCCCTCCCATATCTGtctcttgcatttttttttctataatcatCCTCACTCCGCCTTCAGAGGACTGTTTGACTTCCTCCAGGCTGGGccggtaaacacacacacacatcttactaTGTATATGGtactatgtagctcaagctgaTCTGAAATTTGCtattgtagcacaggctagctttAACTTTGTTGCAATCCTCTACTTCACAACAGTCCCTCTTTCCTTTTATCTTATCTTTTGTCTCAGCAAggtttctccattttgttttcttagtcTGCAACAGATTCTTCCTGGTTCTGATGTTTAAATGGCAcattctttgtgattttttttaattcttttgctttttttaaagacttatttttattttatgggtacaGGCATTTTTCCTGaatataccatgtgcatgccagTTTCAGAtgaggatgctggatttcctgcaactggaattacagatggttttatttttctctgtgtagctgtggctgtcctggaactcactctgtagaccaggctggcctcgaactcagaaatctgcttgtctctgcctcccaagtgctgggattaaaagcatgcgccaccactgccccactctaatgtgctttaaatgGACCTTGATtcagggtgtgtttgtgtgtatgtgcctgaggCGGCCAGAAGAGAACCCGATTCTCTGGAGCTAgtgttacaggtagttgtgagcccaACACggacgggtgctgggaactgagcgtGGGTCCCGGGAAGAGCAACAAGAGTTGTTAAATGCTCAGCCATCTCACCTGCCCAGGTTgtgactgggggagggggattgTTTTTGTTATGCTTTGGTTACtttttttaacttataaaatAGTTTACCGGGGATATGGGGTGctagcttacagttcagaggacCAGAAGCATAATGGCAGACAGGCAAGCATGGCTCCACTAATCAAAATATAGACAAGCAGCTGTGGGTCTTATCACAGTGCAAATTTGAACCCGTGCACAAGCACCCATGGACCTAAAGACCAACAGTGCAGATTTCTAATTCACTGGCCTTGGGTAAGCTCTGGTGCCCTGCTTTTCTAAGCAACATCGGATGCTGCTCCTGTGGCGCCTTCAGTTCAGGACTCGCCTATGTCCGCAAGGCTTTCTCAGATGCTGTGCCCCTGAAGCATCCTGGCTGCAAGCACAGGAGGGAAGGCAGctcacctggaggcaggaagagcgTGGCGCGCACCCGGCCCTCGCGCACGGGCACGCGCCGCACCCCGGGAGCCATGAAGTGACGCTCGTGCACCGCGTGTGCAAGCCGCTGCCCGCCGTCGGGCTCGTGTCCGTCCAGCACCTCCAGCTCCACCACGAATGGCGTCTGCACGTCGCGCTTGACCAGGCGCCAGAAAGACTGGTCGGGCTCCATGGCCCAGAGCAGCCCCATGGACTCGAGCCCCGTGAAGCTGCCCCccagcgcgggcgcgcacgccagGTCCAGCTCACCGTGGGCGTCGGCGCGGTAGCGCGCGTGGGCTCGGAAGAGCGCGCCCTTCTCGTCGCGCAGGGCCGCGCGGAGCGTGACGGGCTGCTCGGGGGCCAGGCCGCGCACGGCGATGCTCAGCGGCTCGTCCCAGCAGCTGCGGCCCGCGGGCTCCAGGCTCACTGTTGGTACCATCCTGACACAGTGAAAAATCAGAGTACTGTGGGGTGAATAGTGCCTCTTGACTTCTGGAAACTGTGACCAAGAAGGAACCTTATCCTATCTGTTTGCCGTGGCAATCCCGCTGTGAAACTCCCCAGAGTTTATGGGATACAGTGACCTGTATGCAGAAGAGCTAAGCAATAGTAATGATTACATTTTTTTCAAGGTGATGTTGAAATGCAGGTACAAAAGATTGAATTGCAAGGATCACTGACCCCTACCAATAGTTTTACAAAAGAACCCCACAGGTTATTCTGATCTGGTAACCTGAGAAACTGGCCCTTGATCCTTTCTTCCTTGGGTTGTAACTTTCGGAGTAGTACCTCATGCAATCTGGAAAGGAAGCTCGACCTGGGATGCTGAGGAGGAGTCAGATCACACAGGGTGAAGCAAAGCTGATGAAGGGCTTTGGAAGGTAAGTACCCGGGTCTCCAAGGGCAGTGACCTTGACACACCAACAACCCCAGTATGTcctgacccgcaggacagtcagcagggtcctggaaccacctagggaaaggagagagacaagACAGACGAACAGCAAGACGAaattccgatcaagctgtcaatctttaattttcacacaaggcgttataaaggcaagcaagcagatatggggaggggtgaaaggggaaagtcattgtattcagggaacaatctcaggaggttagcatcatatctcaggaacagtttctcagaatcgtctctcagggtctcagttaagatttggcaggtgcagtaggaacttggcatcatattttgatcatgaggtgaagtggaaaggagttgctgtggtaacttaaccacaggtgagcttcgttTGTTCCAGCCCATtcggtgagctctgtatgtactgaccatctagcttacttggctaatctttaaactagtacatttccttctaaaagcagcctaaagaaagcaagctggaaatggttgagaggagggggtttttgagatctctgtgagaatggctcctggcaccaGCAGATtctgtgacaagttccacagactgaagCAATAGACTTCAAAAGGAGGAGGCCTCCTGGAACCGGTTCTGGAACTCTTGGCCGGAGCAAAAatattgagccatagttctcatggcaacttatctgttttccttttttgtttgtttatttttttctgagacagggtttctctgtgtagctccggttgtcctgcaactcactctgtagaccaggttggcctcgaactcagaaatccacttgcctctgcctcccaagtgctgggattaaagcaccaCCGCCCCTAGGCCAAGATCTTAAGTGAGAATAATGGGtaagaaaccatcccttgagGTGGGGGGATGACATGAACATAACATGAATGTATCTCTGGGGAAACCAACACTTTACTTCATTAATCACTTACAAAATTACATAAtagtattatgatagataaaaacttctatcccaacaataaaattttatatggcTACACGTGTGTCATCAGAGGTGggctttggtatatggtaaagtcagctttaaataaaaagaattaaaatgccgggtggtggtggagcattcctgtaatcccagcactctgggaggcagaggtgggcggatttctgagttcgagatcatctggtctacagagttccaggacaacagccagtactacacagagaaaccctgtctcaaaaaaaccaaaaaaaaaaaaaaaaaaaaaaaaaaaaaaaaaaaagaattaaaatagtttaactTTATGTGTCGAAGATTTATCAAAAATCAGGCATTGGATGTTGAACAATAATTgaacataaagatttattaacctggtTTTGGAAATATGTCACTAGCCTTGGATAACTGCCCACCGAACACATCCTTTCAGTTGTTAAACTGGGATGATTTCTGTTAATAGTGACTTACCTGTTCTGTTTATGATCCACTGAGTACATCTTTTCAGAGTCGTAatgtttgtttgtgatttttgtgctttcctgtgcCAAATGATAATGTTGGTTACTCTTTTTATTAGAtctattctttattaacatttcaaatgatttcccttttcatgGTCCCCCCTTCCCAATGTTGGTTACTTGTGATTGCTTCACTGAACACAATTTCTAAGAGTTgtaatatttgtgtttttttttatgtattaaaaacccctgcttgagagctgcaaaatacactcagattcaaacagcctctgtgtttgtttctgtttgtcaccactgAATCCTTACACACCTAGACTTTGAGGACTCTTACCCCAGGGATGCCCATACCTGACTGGGGTGGGCCATGGCAGACCCCATCTGAAAAAAGGATTGTAGGGACAATTTTATGGACCAACCAGTGACAACACAGAGCTAGAATCTCCTAGCCTAGGTACACAGGGAAAGAGATTTTCCAACTCAGCTAGCtcaccatccaccagaggtaatgggaaagaaaggttattaggatatagggaaagtggacctgtttagaaattgttctttggagcaaatcccatctctGTTATcgggaaatcagcagttcagttctcagaattTAACAGAGGTAGCTCTATCCACTCATAAATACTTCacagatataccagcagtccaggtcAGTAGTGCCGGGAtggcaaacaggaatcagcagcagtagcatgacccagcagagacagccaggcctttGCCAAATCTACATGAATCAGCAGGAGTGACCAGAACCAACCAGCATGGATGCCAGGGAAAGTTCTGCTCTGCCCCGCCTTTCTCAATGAAGCAAAGGTTAACGAAGATGCGAGACCAAGAAGCCGTGCAAAGCTAGCCGTGCAAACCAGTCTCTGTCACTGTCCATTG
It includes:
- the LOC127687135 gene encoding acyl-coenzyme A thioesterase 5, giving the protein MVPTVSLEPAGRSCWDEPLSIAVRGLAPEQPVTLRAALRDEKGALFRAHARYRADAHGELDLACAPALGGSFTGLESMGLLWAMEPDQSFWRLVKRDVQTPFVVELEVLDGHEPDGGQRLAHAVHERHFMAPGVRRVPVREGRVRATLFLPPGPGPFPGIIDLFGIGGGLLEYRASLLAGKGFAVMALAYFKYDDLPKDVDILHLEYFEEAVNYLLSHPQVKGPGIGLLGTSKGAQLCLAMASFLKGIMAAVIINGSVVNVAGTLYYKEESLPPLGKNLERIRVTKDGFKDIIDVLNVPLEGPDQKSMIPVGRSDTTFLFLVGQDDHNWKSEFYAREASKCLQAHGKEKPQIICYPKTGHNIEPPYFPWSKAAPHSHFDMPVILGGEPRAHAVAQVDAW